In Arthrobacter citreus, a genomic segment contains:
- a CDS encoding Vms1/Ankzf1 family peptidyl-tRNA hydrolase: MTENLHKYAELYRKQGPWCTAYFDAGAGTVDGLEAAEVRPGNIREALAQQGAPNEDLVAMEQATAPAQGQPAPVSRFVLVRQGTVELNELLAGELVAPERITVDAIPDLLPLLKHRPEEFPYVVAEVSREGAEIQLEYLGRTGPANVQAVEGSTEGIHKIPGGGWSHDKLQRRTEQTWRRNADQVAESIDRIVDRSGARLIALAGDIRARTLVKEQISEAHRDLVTFVGAHTHTGGAPAEGLQDEVQERIALQWAAEQQDIMDRLAQQEGQANPQSATGIGAVLHALQQAQVEVLIMNDGALAERRLLALGAEPWVASAGEQALGAQELGRVPAPAALLRAAALTDASVLLVPGGVLPQGTDVAALLRWPTGPAAPA, from the coding sequence ATGACTGAGAACCTCCATAAGTACGCAGAGCTTTACCGGAAACAGGGGCCGTGGTGCACCGCATACTTTGACGCGGGAGCCGGAACCGTGGACGGCCTCGAAGCCGCTGAAGTCCGCCCCGGCAACATCCGGGAAGCACTGGCACAGCAGGGCGCCCCCAACGAGGACCTGGTGGCCATGGAACAGGCCACGGCACCGGCCCAGGGGCAGCCGGCTCCGGTGTCGCGGTTTGTCCTCGTCCGCCAGGGCACCGTGGAGCTGAACGAACTGCTGGCCGGGGAACTGGTTGCGCCGGAGCGGATTACCGTTGACGCAATTCCGGATCTGCTGCCGCTGCTCAAACACCGCCCGGAGGAATTCCCGTACGTCGTTGCCGAAGTCTCCCGTGAGGGCGCCGAGATCCAGCTGGAATACCTAGGCCGGACCGGCCCCGCAAATGTGCAGGCCGTCGAGGGGTCAACGGAGGGTATTCATAAGATTCCCGGGGGCGGCTGGTCGCACGACAAGCTGCAGCGGCGGACCGAACAAACGTGGCGCCGCAACGCGGACCAGGTTGCCGAATCGATCGACCGCATCGTGGACCGCAGCGGAGCCCGGCTGATTGCCCTGGCCGGGGACATCCGCGCCCGGACCCTGGTGAAGGAGCAAATCTCCGAGGCTCACCGGGACCTGGTGACCTTTGTGGGTGCCCACACCCACACCGGCGGTGCACCTGCCGAAGGTTTGCAGGACGAGGTCCAGGAACGGATCGCCCTGCAGTGGGCGGCCGAGCAGCAGGACATCATGGACCGGCTGGCCCAGCAGGAAGGCCAGGCCAACCCCCAGTCGGCCACCGGCATTGGTGCTGTGCTGCATGCCCTGCAGCAGGCCCAGGTGGAGGTGCTGATTATGAACGACGGCGCACTTGCCGAACGCCGCCTGCTGGCGCTCGGAGCTGAACCGTGGGTTGCCAGTGCCGGGGAGCAGGCGCTCGGTGCGCAGGAGCTGGGAAGAGTGCCGGCGCCCGCCGCGCTGCTGCGGGCCGCGGCCCTGACGGATGCCAGTGTCCTTCTGGTGCCCGGCGGCGTCCTGCCCCAGGGCACGGATGTCGCTGCGCTGCTGCGCTGGCCCACCGGCCCGGCAGCACCCGCGTAG
- a CDS encoding DUF4232 domain-containing protein: MGKSAPSLRPLLLPITVAVLWLMTALAGHLLLTTGQPSAGPALSTLLFPNTLPDRMSYLLDGPGFAVAAGISAVAVAAFAALLMPAVRRSGTEGTVPRGTAFLAAWACLVLASVAGSAVLGAGLVVAEWPPSRKIYIFDSVMPLLFSGAYWGVIWGWVPALLAAYSGTQRQASPGHVRSDGGAGRRWNRPLAVFTAVSLTLLVMMPTLKTDPNTGAVIEPEVLPTQEPVVYGAEPVGPSLGAADPGWCTGDEVLSTVGGWDAATGHRGARIIIQNTGDRTCILQGYPDLAFEDTDGWAMGITAVHGGSFMTEDTTGGPISLAPGQAASADIGWNGTSGAGMSRVGTLLVAPFAGTLRQELEADIDLTEPGFLTVTRWAPAAAGA; the protein is encoded by the coding sequence ATGGGGAAATCTGCGCCTTCGCTGCGCCCGCTGCTGCTTCCAATCACTGTTGCCGTCCTGTGGCTCATGACCGCACTGGCGGGTCATCTGCTGCTGACCACGGGGCAGCCGTCAGCCGGCCCGGCGCTATCCACGCTTTTGTTTCCGAACACCCTGCCGGACCGCATGAGCTATCTGCTGGACGGCCCCGGATTTGCAGTGGCCGCTGGAATATCGGCGGTGGCCGTGGCAGCGTTTGCGGCTCTGCTCATGCCCGCCGTCCGCCGCAGCGGCACGGAAGGGACGGTGCCCCGCGGCACCGCATTCCTTGCGGCGTGGGCCTGCCTGGTCCTGGCCTCGGTGGCCGGTTCCGCAGTTCTCGGCGCCGGCCTGGTGGTGGCGGAATGGCCGCCTTCCCGGAAAATCTACATCTTCGATTCGGTGATGCCGCTGCTGTTCTCCGGCGCCTATTGGGGTGTCATCTGGGGCTGGGTGCCGGCCCTACTGGCCGCATACTCCGGCACACAGCGTCAAGCCTCCCCCGGCCACGTGCGGTCCGACGGCGGTGCGGGCCGCCGCTGGAACCGCCCCCTGGCTGTTTTCACCGCAGTCTCCCTGACCCTGCTGGTGATGATGCCGACGCTGAAAACGGACCCCAACACCGGCGCCGTCATCGAACCCGAAGTGCTTCCCACGCAGGAACCCGTGGTTTACGGGGCGGAGCCGGTAGGCCCTTCCCTGGGTGCGGCGGATCCCGGCTGGTGCACCGGAGACGAGGTCCTGTCCACGGTTGGCGGATGGGATGCCGCCACCGGACACCGCGGCGCCAGGATCATCATCCAGAACACCGGCGACCGAACCTGCATCCTGCAGGGCTACCCGGATCTGGCGTTCGAGGACACCGACGGCTGGGCCATGGGCATCACCGCGGTGCACGGCGGCTCGTTTATGACCGAGGACACCACCGGCGGTCCCATCAGCCTTGCCCCGGGGCAGGCTGCCTCCGCCGACATCGGCTGGAACGGAACCTCCGGGGCCGGCATGTCCAGGGTGGGAACCCTGCTGGTGGCACCCTTCGCCGGCACCCTGCGCCAGGAGCTGGAAGCGGACATTGACCTGACCGAGCCCGGCTTCCTGACCGTGACGCGGTGGGCGCCGGCTGCTGCGGGCGCCTAA
- a CDS encoding alkene reductase: MELPNRLVMAPMSRVRADRSGVPTDIMVEHYRQRASMGLIISDGIYPSFTGQGNALMPGLVTEDHVTGWKRVTDAVHAAGGRIVAQLMHSGRVAHENINGGRQPVAPSAIALEGMAHTYEGKQPYPVPHALTEAELPGIVQDFVSAAQNAMKAGFDGVELHGANGYLLQEFLSPVSNTRTDNYGGSPENRARLLIEAFRAVAEAIGAEHTGIRISPEHNIQGVLETDREDVTATYTALVDGIADLKPAYLSILHKDPADEMVQALRHRFGGPVLLNTGFGTVTTRDDAVMLLEENLADAAVVGRPVIANPDLARRWQEDHPLNELDQATVYTDGAAGYTDYPELAPVS, from the coding sequence ATGGAACTGCCCAACCGCCTTGTCATGGCACCGATGTCCCGCGTCCGCGCCGACCGCAGCGGCGTGCCCACCGACATCATGGTAGAGCACTACCGCCAGCGCGCCTCCATGGGCCTAATCATTAGTGACGGCATTTACCCCTCCTTCACCGGCCAGGGCAACGCCCTGATGCCCGGCCTGGTCACCGAGGACCACGTCACCGGCTGGAAGCGCGTCACCGACGCCGTGCACGCTGCCGGCGGCCGGATTGTCGCCCAGCTCATGCACTCCGGACGCGTAGCCCACGAGAACATCAACGGCGGACGCCAGCCGGTGGCCCCCAGCGCCATCGCCCTCGAAGGCATGGCCCACACCTACGAGGGCAAGCAGCCCTACCCGGTGCCGCACGCCCTGACCGAAGCCGAACTCCCCGGCATCGTGCAGGACTTCGTTTCCGCCGCGCAGAACGCGATGAAGGCAGGGTTCGACGGCGTGGAGCTGCACGGTGCCAACGGGTACCTGCTGCAGGAATTCCTCTCCCCCGTCTCCAACACCCGCACCGACAACTACGGCGGCTCCCCCGAGAACCGGGCACGCCTGCTCATCGAGGCCTTCCGTGCCGTAGCCGAAGCGATCGGCGCCGAGCACACCGGCATCCGCATCTCCCCGGAGCACAACATCCAGGGCGTGCTGGAAACCGACCGCGAGGACGTCACCGCCACCTACACCGCCCTGGTGGACGGCATCGCCGATCTGAAGCCGGCCTACCTGTCCATCCTGCACAAGGACCCGGCCGATGAGATGGTCCAGGCCCTGCGCCACCGCTTCGGCGGCCCGGTGCTGCTGAACACCGGCTTCGGCACCGTCACCACCCGTGATGACGCCGTCATGCTGCTCGAGGAGAACCTGGCCGACGCCGCCGTCGTCGGCCGCCCCGTCATCGCCAACCCGGACCTGGCCCGCCGCTGGCAGGAAGACCACCCGCTGAACGAGCTCGACCAGGCCACCGTCTACACCGACGGCGCCGCCGGTTACACGGACTACCCGGAGCTCGCCCCGGTTTCCTAA
- a CDS encoding aldo/keto reductase gives MEYVTLNNGVEMPILGFGVYQVPPDQTEEAVTAALAAGYRSLDTAAAYQNEDAVGRAVRNSGIARNELFITTKLWIQDNGEATTQRAFDTSLQFLGMDYVDLYLIHQPFGDVYGEWRAMEKIHHDGGARAIGVSNFSSDRLVDLIIHNEVTPAVNQIETNPYYQRAVENQLMSDRGVRHESWAPFAEGKNNLFSDPTLTDIAAAHDKSIAQVVLRWLIQRGVVVIPKSVRPDRMAENMQVFDFELSPQEMAAIADLDTGHSLFFDHRDPEAVARLSGVTME, from the coding sequence ATGGAATATGTCACCCTGAACAACGGCGTCGAAATGCCGATCCTTGGCTTCGGCGTGTACCAGGTTCCTCCGGATCAGACCGAGGAGGCAGTGACCGCAGCGCTGGCCGCCGGATACCGGTCCCTGGACACCGCCGCCGCGTACCAGAATGAGGACGCCGTCGGACGAGCAGTGCGGAACAGCGGCATCGCGCGGAACGAACTGTTCATCACCACCAAGCTCTGGATCCAGGACAACGGCGAGGCCACCACCCAGCGGGCCTTTGACACATCCCTGCAGTTTCTGGGCATGGACTATGTGGACCTGTACCTGATCCATCAGCCCTTTGGCGACGTTTACGGCGAATGGCGGGCGATGGAAAAGATCCATCACGACGGCGGAGCGCGGGCCATCGGCGTTTCCAACTTCTCCTCTGACCGGCTGGTGGACCTGATCATCCACAACGAGGTGACCCCCGCCGTCAACCAGATCGAAACGAACCCGTATTACCAGCGGGCCGTCGAAAATCAGCTGATGAGTGACCGCGGCGTCCGGCATGAGTCCTGGGCGCCGTTCGCGGAAGGGAAAAACAATCTCTTCTCCGATCCAACGCTGACCGACATTGCCGCGGCGCATGACAAGAGCATCGCCCAAGTGGTGCTGCGCTGGCTGATCCAGCGCGGGGTGGTGGTGATTCCGAAGTCAGTGCGGCCGGACCGGATGGCGGAGAACATGCAGGTGTTCGACTTTGAGCTCAGCCCGCAGGAAATGGCTGCCATCGCCGATCTGGACACCGGACACTCGCTCTTTTTTGACCACCGCGACCCGGAGGCGGTGGCCCGGCTGAGCGGGGTCACGATGGAGTAG
- a CDS encoding NADPH-dependent F420 reductase: MPTLGIIGSGNIGSAVARLAVAAGMNVVIANSRGPETLSDLVAELGPLATAGTVEDAAKLGDAVVLSIPLKAVSDLPDGLLDGKIVLDTSNYYPSRDGRIAALDDSSVTTSELVQSWLPGTQYVKAFNNILAHHIPLLARPSGAADRSALPVASDDESAKAEAAALIDALGYDVVDAGTVAESWRFEPDSAGYTRLYLADASTPDDQLMSSVPGTMPTEKVRSALASATRVNVSDRVF, translated from the coding sequence ATGCCAACACTGGGAATCATCGGAAGCGGAAACATCGGATCGGCCGTCGCCCGGCTCGCGGTTGCGGCGGGCATGAACGTTGTTATCGCCAATTCGCGGGGACCTGAAACACTCTCGGACCTGGTCGCCGAGCTGGGACCGCTGGCCACCGCCGGAACTGTGGAAGACGCAGCGAAACTCGGCGACGCCGTCGTGCTTTCCATTCCGCTTAAGGCGGTTTCCGACCTGCCTGACGGGTTGCTGGACGGAAAAATTGTCCTGGACACGAGCAACTATTATCCGTCCCGGGACGGGCGCATCGCCGCCCTCGATGACAGCAGTGTCACCACGAGTGAACTGGTGCAGAGCTGGCTTCCCGGAACGCAGTACGTCAAGGCATTTAACAACATCCTGGCCCATCACATCCCGCTGCTGGCCCGGCCCAGCGGCGCCGCAGACCGGTCCGCTCTGCCCGTCGCCTCCGACGACGAATCGGCCAAGGCCGAGGCGGCGGCACTCATCGACGCGTTGGGGTACGACGTGGTCGACGCCGGAACCGTCGCCGAAAGCTGGCGGTTCGAGCCGGACTCCGCAGGCTACACCCGCCTCTATCTGGCGGATGCGAGCACACCCGATGACCAGCTCATGAGCTCGGTTCCCGGCACAATGCCCACGGAGAAGGTCCGGTCCGCGCTGGCGTCAGCCACCCGCGTGAACGTGTCCGACCGCGTCTTCTAA
- a CDS encoding FAD-binding monooxygenase translates to MQFHHHGYVSGDPRIHPAAGVGIDRPSELPEEVDVLIVGSGPAGMLAAAQLSRFPNVTTRIVERRSGRLAIGQADGIQARSVETFQAFGFAAEITAEAYRITEMAFWRPDPEEPANIARSGRALDDETGISEFPHLIVNQARVLDYFARYMAYAPARMVPDYGYEFRGLEIDDGAEYPVTVTLAHTAGEQEGSERTVKAKYVVGADGARSRVRQSIGCTLAGDKANHAWGVMDALANTDFPDIRTKCAIQSSNGGSILLIPREGGYLFRMYVDLGVVPEGDNGAIRKTTIEEIIAKANGILHPYTLDVRNVAWHSVYEVGHRLTDRFDDVVPADIGTRTPRVFITGDACHTHSAKAGQGMNVSMQDGFNLGWKLGHVLDGRSPESLLSTYSAERQVVAKNLIDFDKEWSTLMAKKPEEFENPSDLEDFYVSTAEFPAGFMTQYAPSMVVAEAKHQDLASGFPIGKRFKSAPVRRVCDTNPVQLGHLAEADGKWRMYVFADPARAGEPSAVTDLARWLTEAPDSPLVTTPDGLDPDAWFDVKVIYQQDHTGINITSVPAVFTPQVGPFGLTNLAKVFGADPQEDIFEARGLDRSGAVVVVRPDQYVANVLPLTATAELAAFFAPLLPARRVNSV, encoded by the coding sequence GTGCAGTTCCACCATCACGGCTACGTATCCGGAGACCCGCGCATCCACCCCGCTGCCGGCGTCGGCATTGACCGCCCCAGTGAGCTTCCGGAGGAAGTGGACGTGCTCATTGTGGGCTCCGGACCGGCCGGGATGCTGGCGGCGGCGCAGCTGTCGCGGTTCCCCAACGTCACCACCCGGATTGTGGAGCGCCGCAGCGGCCGGCTGGCCATCGGCCAGGCGGACGGGATCCAGGCGCGCAGCGTGGAAACCTTCCAGGCTTTCGGATTCGCCGCGGAAATCACAGCCGAGGCATACCGCATTACCGAGATGGCGTTCTGGCGCCCGGACCCGGAGGAGCCAGCCAACATTGCGCGCTCCGGCCGGGCGCTCGACGACGAAACCGGGATCAGCGAATTCCCGCACCTGATCGTCAACCAGGCCCGCGTGCTGGACTACTTCGCGCGGTACATGGCCTACGCCCCCGCACGGATGGTGCCGGACTACGGGTACGAGTTCCGCGGACTGGAGATCGACGACGGCGCCGAGTACCCGGTCACTGTGACCCTCGCGCACACCGCCGGCGAGCAGGAGGGCTCCGAGCGCACCGTGAAGGCCAAATACGTTGTCGGTGCTGACGGTGCCCGCAGCAGGGTCCGCCAGTCCATTGGCTGCACCCTCGCCGGCGACAAGGCCAACCACGCCTGGGGTGTCATGGATGCCCTGGCCAACACCGACTTTCCGGATATCCGCACCAAGTGCGCCATCCAGTCCTCCAACGGCGGCAGCATCCTGCTGATTCCGCGTGAGGGCGGCTACCTCTTCCGCATGTACGTGGACCTGGGGGTGGTGCCCGAGGGAGACAACGGTGCCATCCGGAAGACCACCATCGAGGAAATCATCGCCAAGGCCAACGGCATCCTGCACCCCTACACCCTGGATGTCCGGAACGTCGCCTGGCACAGCGTTTACGAAGTGGGCCACCGTCTCACCGACCGCTTTGACGACGTCGTGCCCGCGGACATCGGCACCCGCACTCCGCGCGTGTTCATTACCGGCGACGCCTGCCATACCCACAGCGCCAAGGCCGGGCAGGGCATGAACGTCTCCATGCAGGACGGTTTCAACCTGGGTTGGAAGCTCGGCCATGTCCTGGACGGCCGCAGCCCGGAGAGCCTGCTCTCGACCTACTCCGCCGAACGCCAGGTGGTGGCGAAGAACCTCATCGACTTCGACAAGGAATGGTCCACCCTCATGGCGAAGAAGCCAGAGGAATTCGAAAACCCCTCGGATTTGGAGGACTTTTACGTCAGCACCGCTGAATTCCCGGCCGGATTCATGACCCAGTACGCGCCGTCCATGGTTGTCGCGGAAGCGAAGCACCAGGACCTGGCCTCCGGATTCCCCATCGGCAAGCGCTTCAAATCGGCACCGGTCCGCCGGGTCTGCGACACCAACCCGGTCCAGCTGGGCCATTTGGCCGAGGCGGACGGCAAATGGCGGATGTACGTTTTTGCCGATCCCGCCCGGGCCGGGGAGCCGTCGGCGGTGACGGATCTTGCCCGCTGGCTCACGGAGGCCCCGGACTCTCCGCTGGTTACCACCCCGGACGGCCTGGACCCGGACGCATGGTTCGACGTCAAGGTCATCTACCAGCAGGATCACACCGGCATCAACATCACGTCCGTGCCTGCTGTGTTCACGCCGCAGGTGGGACCGTTTGGCCTGACCAACCTGGCCAAGGTCTTCGGCGCCGATCCCCAGGAGGACATCTTCGAGGCCCGCGGACTGGACCGCTCGGGCGCCGTCGTCGTCGTGCGCCCGGATCAGTATGTGGCCAACGTCCTGCCACTGACGGCGACGGCGGAACTTGCCGCGTTCTTTGCCCCGCTGCTGCCGGCCCGCCGGGTTAACAGCGTCTAG
- a CDS encoding VOC family protein: MSEFPQLLHTVLDTTDVRGLAEFYRKLLGLRYRPGDEPAADGASDGAAEEVDWLVLTDVQGRAVLAFQLVERLERTTWPSPDVPMQLHLDFTVPDRESLDQQHSRALELGAKLLFDRTDAPDEPLYVYADPAGHPFCIFVG; this comes from the coding sequence ATGAGTGAATTCCCGCAGCTGCTGCACACCGTCCTGGACACCACGGATGTCCGGGGACTGGCCGAGTTCTACCGGAAGCTTCTCGGACTTCGATACCGGCCAGGCGACGAACCGGCGGCCGACGGCGCTTCCGACGGCGCCGCCGAGGAGGTTGACTGGCTGGTCCTCACCGATGTTCAGGGCCGTGCCGTGCTGGCTTTCCAGCTGGTGGAACGCCTGGAGCGCACCACATGGCCGTCGCCTGACGTGCCGATGCAGCTGCACCTCGATTTCACCGTTCCGGACCGGGAATCCCTGGACCAACAGCATTCCCGGGCCTTGGAACTCGGGGCGAAACTTCTTTTTGACCGCACTGACGCTCCGGACGAGCCGTTATATGTGTATGCCGATCCGGCCGGCCACCCGTTCTGCATCTTTGTGGGCTGA
- a CDS encoding maleylpyruvate isomerase family mycothiol-dependent enzyme produces the protein MNNSSEKDPLWALIRAERAALAEDLAGLSTEQWQHGTLCGQWNVEQVLAHLTAGASMNQRQWLQSMIAARFRPDVHNQRRLVEHLGRTPAETLDQFRGVIDSTIAPSSHTAAYLGEVVVHAQDIRQPLGIPRTPAPEALAAVADFYTSRDFAVPSRSMADGFQLRATDGRFTTGYGLLVTGPTLTLVMSIAGRSAYLDQLAGPGAGTLRSRVQRGMGNGRGGGGALARAANQDK, from the coding sequence ATGAACAACAGCAGTGAGAAGGACCCCCTGTGGGCTTTGATCCGCGCCGAGCGGGCGGCGCTGGCCGAGGATCTGGCCGGGCTGTCGACGGAGCAGTGGCAGCACGGGACGCTGTGCGGGCAGTGGAACGTGGAACAGGTGCTTGCCCACCTCACTGCGGGTGCCAGCATGAATCAGCGGCAATGGCTGCAAAGCATGATTGCCGCCCGTTTCCGCCCCGATGTACATAACCAGCGGCGCCTCGTTGAACATCTGGGCCGCACTCCCGCCGAGACGCTGGACCAGTTCCGGGGTGTCATCGACAGCACCATCGCACCCTCCTCCCATACGGCCGCCTACCTGGGTGAAGTTGTTGTCCATGCGCAGGACATCCGCCAGCCGCTGGGAATTCCGCGGACTCCGGCACCGGAAGCGCTGGCTGCCGTGGCTGACTTTTATACGAGTCGGGACTTTGCGGTTCCCAGCCGCTCCATGGCTGACGGGTTCCAGCTGCGGGCCACGGACGGACGCTTCACCACCGGTTACGGGCTCCTGGTCACCGGGCCAACCCTCACCCTCGTGATGAGCATCGCCGGGCGGTCCGCGTACCTGGACCAGCTCGCGGGACCGGGAGCGGGAACGCTGCGGTCGCGGGTGCAGCGCGGGATGGGGAACGGCAGGGGAGGCGGGGGAGCGCTGGCCCGTGCTGCAAACCAGGACAAGTGA
- a CDS encoding NADPH-dependent F420 reductase has protein sequence MPTLGIIGSGNIGSAVARLAVAAEMKVVIANSRGPESLQDLVSELGPLAQAGTVEEAAQQGDAVVLSIPLKAVKDLPDGLLRGKVVLDTSNYYPSRDGSIEELINNTLTTSELMQDQLPGARLVKAFNNIVAGHIPVLARPAGSGDRTALPIASDDAQAKAEAAAIIDRLGFDTVDAGSLADSWRFEPDTPAYGLVYFEDPAVAKQRMMDAEPGPTPADQIQAALDEATRVNIAERKF, from the coding sequence ATGCCGACACTGGGAATTATCGGAAGCGGAAACATCGGATCAGCAGTTGCGCGGCTCGCGGTCGCAGCAGAGATGAAAGTGGTTATCGCAAACTCGCGGGGACCGGAATCATTGCAGGACCTCGTGAGTGAGCTCGGGCCCCTGGCCCAGGCAGGGACAGTGGAGGAAGCAGCGCAACAGGGCGACGCCGTCGTGCTTTCGATTCCTTTGAAGGCGGTGAAGGACCTGCCGGACGGTCTGCTGCGGGGCAAGGTGGTGCTGGACACCAGCAACTACTACCCCTCCCGGGACGGCAGCATCGAGGAACTCATCAACAACACCCTGACGACCAGTGAATTGATGCAGGACCAGCTTCCCGGAGCGCGCCTGGTGAAGGCCTTCAACAACATCGTCGCCGGACACATCCCGGTGCTCGCCCGCCCCGCAGGCTCCGGTGACCGGACGGCACTGCCCATCGCCTCGGACGACGCGCAGGCCAAGGCCGAGGCGGCAGCCATTATTGACCGGCTGGGCTTCGATACGGTTGACGCCGGTTCGCTCGCCGACAGCTGGCGGTTTGAGCCTGACACGCCGGCCTACGGACTCGTCTATTTCGAGGACCCGGCAGTAGCCAAGCAGCGAATGATGGACGCCGAACCCGGACCGACGCCGGCGGACCAGATCCAGGCCGCACTGGACGAGGCGACCCGGGTCAATATCGCAGAACGCAAGTTCTGA
- a CDS encoding replication-associated recombination protein A, protein MNDTPSLFEADDASRPLADRLRPRTLQDVVGQDHLLASDAPIGRMVDAHRLVSMVLWGPPGCGKTTIARLLAEQTDLAFEPLSATFSGVADLRKVFSAAQRRREVGQGTMLFVDEIHRFNRAQQDSFLPYVEDGTVVLVGATTENPSFELNGALLSRAQVFVLKRLDDAALETLIVRAEDLLGAPLPLTDDARQALVALADGDGRYLLNMIEQVHSLAAPVDTAALAAAVQKRAPLYDKGQEGHYNLISALHKAMRGSDPDAALYWFARMLDGGEDPLFIARRIIRFANEDVGMADPQAVQQALAAWDVYERLGSPEGELAIAQAVVYLATAPKSIGVYRGFTRARAAAKRTGSLMPPAHILNAPTRLMKDLGYGDGYQYDPDTETGFSGANYFPDGMPRETFYQPGTRGYERAIAERLAHWAQLRAAAPGSSGTLRNGPDA, encoded by the coding sequence GTGAACGACACCCCATCCCTGTTCGAGGCCGACGATGCCTCCCGGCCGTTGGCTGACCGGCTCCGGCCCCGCACACTGCAGGACGTCGTCGGGCAGGACCACCTGCTCGCATCGGATGCACCAATCGGCCGGATGGTGGATGCGCACAGGCTCGTCTCTATGGTGTTGTGGGGCCCGCCAGGGTGCGGAAAGACCACGATCGCCAGGCTTCTCGCCGAGCAGACCGATCTGGCGTTCGAGCCGCTCTCCGCAACCTTCTCAGGCGTCGCTGACCTCCGGAAGGTATTCTCCGCGGCGCAGCGGCGCCGGGAGGTCGGCCAGGGCACAATGCTGTTCGTCGATGAAATCCACCGGTTCAACCGCGCCCAGCAGGACTCATTCCTGCCTTACGTCGAGGACGGCACCGTCGTCCTCGTCGGCGCGACGACGGAGAACCCGAGCTTTGAGCTCAACGGGGCGCTCCTGTCCCGAGCCCAGGTCTTCGTGCTGAAACGCCTCGACGACGCCGCGCTCGAAACCCTCATTGTCCGCGCCGAGGATCTCCTCGGCGCACCGTTGCCACTGACGGATGATGCCCGGCAGGCGCTGGTTGCGCTGGCGGACGGCGACGGCCGGTATCTGCTGAACATGATCGAGCAGGTCCATTCCCTTGCGGCACCCGTGGACACGGCGGCGCTTGCTGCGGCGGTGCAGAAGCGGGCACCGCTCTATGACAAGGGGCAGGAAGGTCATTACAACCTGATCTCCGCCCTGCACAAAGCCATGCGTGGCTCGGACCCGGACGCGGCACTGTACTGGTTCGCGCGGATGCTCGACGGCGGTGAGGACCCCCTGTTCATCGCCCGCCGCATTATCCGGTTCGCAAACGAGGATGTCGGCATGGCCGACCCTCAGGCCGTGCAACAGGCCCTCGCAGCCTGGGACGTGTACGAACGCCTCGGCTCGCCCGAAGGCGAACTTGCCATCGCGCAAGCCGTCGTCTACCTCGCCACCGCGCCGAAGTCCATCGGCGTGTACCGCGGATTCACCAGGGCGCGCGCTGCAGCGAAACGAACCGGGTCCTTAATGCCGCCGGCGCACATCCTGAACGCCCCGACCCGGCTGATGAAGGATCTCGGCTACGGCGATGGCTACCAATACGATCCCGATACCGAGACAGGATTCTCCGGCGCGAACTATTTCCCCGACGGCATGCCGCGGGAAACCTTCTACCAACCCGGCACACGCGGATACGAGCGGGCCATTGCGGAACGGCTCGCCCACTGGGCGCAGCTCCGAGCAGCGGCGCCCGGATCATCCGGCACCTTGAGGAACGGACCAGACGCATGA